The proteins below come from a single Longimicrobium terrae genomic window:
- a CDS encoding sensor histidine kinase, which translates to MDDLRLYLLGDHATAERLRQVLDREGFRVMDAPLGDGTGITLEVDGTTPTAAREAAARIEELERSVLELRNLDVAKSQFLTNVSHELRTPLTAIVTYGEILRDGLLGEISDRQRDAIESMIGSCRQLLAMIEEILTYARSSATVIDIRPVEFSMAGMVSEVRRMNESLLSRKQLDFSVDIAPDLPDAWADPDKVAHVLRNLFGNAIKFTSERGRLRVVARRAPGQPGWLQVEVADSGIGIDPEHHELIFREFAQVDASRARVHHGTGLGLSIARRFVELHGGRIWVESTLGEGSRFFFTLPSVHVTRPVAGAAREAPAL; encoded by the coding sequence ATGGACGACCTCCGGCTCTATCTTCTGGGCGACCACGCCACCGCGGAGCGCCTGCGCCAGGTGCTTGACCGCGAGGGCTTTCGCGTCATGGATGCCCCCCTGGGCGACGGCACCGGAATCACCCTCGAGGTGGACGGCACCACGCCCACGGCGGCGCGGGAAGCCGCCGCGCGCATCGAGGAGCTGGAGCGCAGCGTGCTGGAGCTGCGCAACCTGGACGTGGCCAAGAGCCAGTTCCTCACCAACGTGTCGCACGAGCTGCGCACGCCGCTCACGGCCATCGTCACCTACGGCGAGATCCTGCGCGACGGGCTGCTGGGCGAAATCAGCGACCGCCAGCGCGACGCCATCGAGTCCATGATCGGCTCGTGCCGCCAGCTGCTGGCGATGATCGAAGAGATCCTCACCTACGCCCGCAGCAGCGCCACCGTCATCGACATCCGCCCGGTGGAGTTCAGCATGGCGGGGATGGTGAGCGAGGTGCGGCGGATGAACGAGTCGCTCCTTTCCCGCAAGCAGCTGGACTTCAGCGTCGACATCGCGCCGGACCTGCCCGATGCCTGGGCGGACCCGGACAAGGTGGCGCACGTGCTGCGCAACCTGTTCGGCAACGCCATCAAGTTCACCTCGGAGCGCGGCCGGCTGCGCGTGGTGGCGCGGCGCGCGCCGGGGCAGCCCGGGTGGCTGCAGGTGGAGGTGGCGGACAGCGGAATCGGGATCGATCCGGAGCACCACGAGCTGATCTTTCGCGAGTTCGCGCAGGTGGATGCGTCGCGGGCGCGGGTGCACCACGGCACGGGGCTGGGGCTTTCCATCGCGCGGCGGTTCGTGGAGCTGCACGGCGGCCGCATCTGGGTGGAAAGCACGCTGGGCGAGGGCAGCCGCTTCTTCTTTACGCTGCCGTCCGTGCACGTGACGCGGCCGGTGGCCGGCGCCGCGCGGGAAGCGCCGGCGCTGTGA
- a CDS encoding ABC transporter ATP-binding protein: MIEVQGFTKQYEGRVAVDDLTFSVQGGEIVGLVGPNGAGKTTTLRALAGIHPATAGRILIGGHDLAREPIQAKRRLALIPDEPQLFSSLTVWEHLDFTARVYGVRDWRAPGERLLTELELIDRRDSMADELSRGMRQKVAVACALLHDPAVLLLDEPLTGLDPRGIRTLYDTIRRRAAAGCAVMLSSHLLGQIEGLCTSFLVVRLGRMLFHGSRDDLRARYAAELGEAASLEDIFFHLTEDAAPGTPA, encoded by the coding sequence ATGATTGAAGTCCAGGGCTTCACCAAGCAGTACGAGGGGCGCGTCGCCGTCGACGACCTCACCTTTTCCGTCCAGGGAGGGGAGATCGTGGGTCTCGTGGGCCCCAACGGCGCCGGGAAGACGACGACACTGCGCGCCCTGGCCGGCATCCACCCGGCGACGGCGGGCCGCATCCTGATCGGCGGGCACGACTTGGCGCGCGAGCCCATCCAGGCCAAGCGCCGCCTGGCCCTGATCCCCGACGAGCCGCAGCTGTTTTCCAGCCTGACGGTGTGGGAGCACCTGGACTTTACCGCGCGCGTGTACGGCGTGCGCGACTGGCGCGCGCCCGGCGAGCGGCTGCTGACGGAGCTGGAGCTGATCGACCGGCGCGACAGCATGGCGGACGAACTGTCGCGCGGGATGCGGCAGAAGGTGGCGGTGGCCTGCGCGCTGCTGCACGACCCCGCCGTGCTGCTGCTGGACGAGCCGCTCACCGGGCTGGACCCGCGCGGCATCCGCACCCTGTACGACACCATCCGCCGCCGCGCCGCCGCCGGATGCGCGGTGATGCTGTCGTCGCACCTGCTGGGGCAGATCGAGGGATTGTGCACCTCGTTCCTGGTGGTGCGGCTGGGGCGGATGCTCTTTCACGGCTCGCGCGACGACCTGCGCGCCCGCTACGCCGCCGAACTGGGCGAGGCCGCGTCGCTGGAAGACATCTTCTTTCACCTGACGGAAGACGCCGCGCCGGGGACGCCGGCGTGA
- a CDS encoding M20/M25/M40 family metallo-hydrolase, with protein MLRIALLSSRATPVHSMRRLPLRRTVFAALAFSSAACARPSATASTPAATPASGAVRVQDVRTALFDLAADSMQGRRTGTEGGMRAAVYLSGRLRAMGVEPAGDMGYYQVVPIEVDSADPAGRRLRLTTMDALARLPAGRARQAYNVVARIPGSDPALASEAVIVGAHYDHLGIGRAENGDSIYNGADDDASGTVAVLEIARALRARPARRTVILFFATGEEVGMLGTRWYLQHPVVPIEQTAAGLFVEMIGRPDSLAGGPGRGWLTGFDRSTVGASLAAAGVPLVPDPRPAQNFFERSDNTPFARVGVPAHVISSFNLHTDYHHAGDEAGRIDYPHVAALTQAAITAVRTLADGPRPQWNPGGRPAAPR; from the coding sequence GTGCTCCGCATCGCCCTGCTTTCCTCACGCGCGACCCCCGTGCATTCCATGCGCCGCCTTCCCCTGCGAAGGACCGTCTTCGCCGCGCTCGCGTTCTCGTCCGCCGCGTGCGCCCGCCCGTCCGCCACCGCATCCACCCCCGCCGCAACGCCCGCCAGCGGCGCCGTGCGGGTGCAGGACGTGCGCACCGCGCTCTTTGACCTGGCCGCCGACAGCATGCAGGGCCGCCGCACGGGTACGGAGGGCGGAATGCGCGCCGCCGTCTACCTGTCCGGCCGCCTGCGCGCCATGGGCGTGGAGCCCGCCGGCGACATGGGCTACTACCAGGTGGTCCCCATCGAGGTGGACAGCGCGGACCCCGCCGGGCGCCGCCTGCGCCTGACCACGATGGACGCCCTGGCGCGGCTTCCCGCCGGGCGCGCGCGGCAGGCGTACAACGTGGTCGCGCGCATTCCCGGCAGCGACCCCGCGCTGGCGAGCGAGGCCGTCATCGTGGGCGCGCACTACGACCACCTGGGCATCGGCCGCGCGGAAAACGGCGACAGCATCTACAACGGGGCAGACGACGACGCCAGCGGCACGGTCGCCGTCCTGGAGATCGCCCGCGCGTTGCGTGCCCGCCCGGCGCGGCGCACCGTCATCCTCTTCTTTGCCACCGGCGAGGAAGTGGGAATGCTGGGAACGCGCTGGTACCTGCAGCACCCCGTGGTGCCCATCGAGCAGACCGCGGCCGGGCTGTTCGTGGAGATGATCGGCCGGCCGGACTCGCTGGCGGGCGGCCCCGGGCGCGGCTGGCTGACCGGCTTCGACCGCAGCACCGTGGGCGCGTCGCTCGCCGCGGCGGGGGTGCCGCTGGTGCCCGATCCGCGCCCCGCGCAGAACTTCTTCGAGCGGAGCGACAACACGCCGTTCGCGCGGGTGGGCGTGCCGGCGCACGTCATCTCGTCCTTCAACCTGCACACGGACTACCACCACGCGGGGGATGAGGCCGGGCGCATCGACTATCCGCACGTCGCGGCTCTCACGCAGGCGGCCATCACCGCGGTTCGCACGCTGGCGGACGGCCCGCGCCCCCAGTGGAACCCCGGCGGGCGCCCCGCGGCGCCGCGCTGA
- a CDS encoding pyridoxal phosphate-dependent aminotransferase — protein sequence MTDGRVSTMAAGLIGSEILKIAADIRARVAQGEQICNLTVGDFSPAEFRIPEYLEREIGVALAAGETNYPPADGMLPLRQAVAAFLQRWLGLEYPLESVLITAGSRPGIYSVFTAIVDPGDVVVYPVPSWNNNHYIHMSGARGVPVVCHAENAFLPTRALLEDAVRGARLLALNSPLNPCGTAFTAEALGEICDLVLEENARRGPDERPLYVMYDQVYWMLTFGDTQHVNPVSLRPAMRDYTIFVDGISKSFAATGVRVGWTVGPADVTGRMASILGHVGAWAPRAEQIATARLLDATDEIRAYHKEMFRGVEDRLDALYDGIEALAGQGFPVHAITPMGAIYLSARFALHGWKTPAGQVLQTNEQIRQYLLESAGLAVVHFQAFGFQEESGWFRLSVGATSVAEIQPMLVRLTSALQALTPP from the coding sequence ATGACGGACGGACGTGTTTCGACAATGGCGGCGGGGCTGATCGGCTCCGAAATCCTGAAGATCGCGGCCGACATCCGCGCGCGGGTGGCGCAGGGCGAGCAGATCTGCAACCTGACCGTGGGCGACTTTTCCCCCGCGGAGTTCCGCATTCCCGAGTACCTGGAGCGGGAAATCGGCGTGGCGCTGGCCGCGGGCGAAACCAACTATCCGCCGGCGGACGGCATGCTGCCGCTGCGGCAGGCGGTCGCCGCGTTCCTGCAGCGCTGGCTTGGGCTGGAGTACCCGCTGGAATCGGTGCTCATCACCGCCGGCTCGCGCCCGGGCATCTACTCGGTCTTTACCGCCATTGTGGATCCGGGCGACGTGGTGGTGTACCCCGTCCCCTCGTGGAACAACAACCACTACATCCACATGTCCGGCGCGCGCGGCGTGCCGGTGGTGTGCCATGCGGAGAACGCCTTTCTCCCCACGCGCGCGCTGCTGGAGGATGCGGTGCGCGGCGCGCGGCTGCTGGCGCTGAACTCGCCGCTGAACCCCTGCGGCACCGCGTTCACCGCCGAGGCGCTGGGCGAAATCTGCGACCTGGTGCTGGAAGAGAACGCCCGCCGCGGCCCGGATGAGCGTCCGCTGTACGTGATGTACGATCAGGTGTACTGGATGCTGACCTTTGGCGACACGCAGCATGTGAATCCGGTGTCGCTGCGCCCCGCCATGCGCGACTACACCATCTTCGTGGATGGCATCAGCAAGTCGTTCGCGGCCACGGGCGTGCGGGTGGGCTGGACGGTGGGGCCGGCGGACGTGACGGGGCGGATGGCGAGCATTCTGGGCCACGTGGGCGCCTGGGCGCCGCGCGCGGAGCAGATCGCCACGGCCAGGCTGCTGGACGCCACCGACGAGATCCGCGCGTACCACAAGGAGATGTTCCGCGGGGTAGAGGACCGGCTTGACGCGCTGTACGACGGGATCGAGGCGCTTGCCGGGCAGGGCTTTCCCGTGCACGCCATCACCCCCATGGGCGCCATCTACCTGAGCGCTCGCTTTGCGCTGCACGGGTGGAAGACGCCGGCGGGCCAAGTGCTGCAGACCAACGAGCAGATCCGGCAGTACCTGCTGGAATCCGCCGGGCTGGCCGTGGTGCACTTTCAGGCGTTCGGGTTTCAGGAGGAGAGCGGATGGTTCCGCCTGTCCGTTGGCGCCACCTCCGTCGCGGAGATCCAGCCGATGCTGGTTCGGCTCACGTCGGCGCTGCAGGCGCTGACGCCGCCGTAG
- a CDS encoding response regulator, with amino-acid sequence MARSILLVEDSDPIRTAFTILLEDAGYEVRGAANGGDALRMAAERLPDLVILDMGLPDMTGVQVVRHLKADPATASAPVVALTGRDEDADRRACLDAGCAAYWVKPVDTQRLVREIPEFMNGEGQGIGNRE; translated from the coding sequence ATGGCGCGCAGCATTCTGCTGGTGGAAGACAGCGATCCCATCCGCACCGCCTTCACCATTCTGCTGGAAGACGCGGGGTACGAGGTGCGCGGCGCGGCCAACGGCGGCGACGCGCTGCGGATGGCGGCGGAGCGGCTGCCGGACCTGGTGATTCTGGACATGGGGCTGCCGGACATGACCGGTGTTCAGGTCGTTCGCCACCTCAAGGCCGACCCCGCGACCGCCTCGGCGCCGGTGGTGGCGCTCACCGGCCGCGACGAGGACGCCGACCGCCGCGCCTGCCTGGACGCCGGGTGCGCCGCGTACTGGGTGAAGCCGGTGGACACGCAGCGGCTGGTGCGGGAGATTCCGGAGTTCATGAACGGCGAGGGACAGGGAATAGGGAATAGGGAATAG
- a CDS encoding M16 family metallopeptidase, with translation MITRIHHLSIAAVLLLGACARPSTQIPASTSGGGESVADTVVQPDSTEQALRPQLTGDTAVITDTLPNGLVYYVRRNAEPRARAELRLVVNAGSVLEEQDQRGLAHFLEHMAFNGTRRFAKHEIVDYLERAGMRFGPDINAYTSFDETVYMLQLPTDSAALVGTGMRILRDWATGISLDSAEIDAERGVVLEEWRRRLGAGSRISDRQYPFLYAGSRYADRLPIGDPELLRTFKPEALRRFYHDWYRPELMAVVAVGDFDARAVEAMIREEFGAIPRSAGTPERTPSTIPERDSTRTQVTVDPELPSTAVSINWYRPAPRDTSLAAYRRAVAESMFAGIIGERMNDISLQPGAPFLNVSSYLGGSLRPIATFSLNASVAQGGAERGLAAMLTELRRAARYGFTADELGRERTQSLRSWEQIYAERAKTTSGQFTGQYVGHFLQGGALRSLDDEYNINRALISRITPAEVQAAAQRFVDARDRVVLVTAPGGEGAPRPTEQRLAAVMDSVASAEVSPFVETSSDAPLLARMPEPGRVVAEDSVPEAGITRWTLSNGAHVVLKPTDFSDDQILFAALSPGGTSLLPDSLFRAGQAATTAVQLAGVGQLSVTELQRRLTGKVAGVGSFVGEREEGMSGLAAPRDVETLFQLVHLYFTQPRRDTVAWQAYLQRGREALRNRTVTPQSAFGDSLRAILAQNDVRSRPYSMATFDSLDLDRSLAIYRQRFADAGGFTFYFVGNLRPDSLRPLVERYLASLPGTGTPESARDRGVRPPAGIVRRTIRRGLEPSARTAIVFTGPAPFSRENRAAAASLADALEIRLREKLRESLGGTYSVSVGASLSRDPVPLATVSIEFGSAPERVDELTRVVFAEIDTVRAGGVPADVVDKVREAQRREKEVSVRENSFWLYTLMEYDRLGWDVRGIDDAPLSGSLTTAQVRDAARLFLDPRRFVQVSLVPEAVRPAAPTPAAPATPTAPAGN, from the coding sequence ATGATTACGCGCATCCATCATCTTTCCATTGCCGCCGTGCTCCTGCTCGGCGCCTGCGCCCGCCCGTCCACGCAGATTCCGGCATCCACGAGCGGCGGCGGCGAATCCGTTGCTGACACGGTCGTCCAGCCGGACAGCACGGAGCAGGCGCTGCGGCCGCAGCTCACCGGCGACACGGCGGTCATCACCGACACGCTGCCCAACGGCCTTGTCTACTACGTGCGCCGCAACGCCGAGCCCCGCGCCCGCGCCGAACTGCGCCTCGTGGTGAACGCCGGGTCCGTCCTTGAAGAGCAGGACCAGCGCGGACTCGCGCACTTTCTGGAGCACATGGCGTTCAACGGCACCCGCCGCTTCGCCAAGCACGAAATCGTCGACTACCTGGAGCGCGCGGGCATGCGCTTCGGGCCCGATATCAACGCCTACACCAGTTTCGACGAAACCGTCTACATGCTGCAGCTGCCCACGGATAGCGCGGCGCTGGTCGGCACGGGAATGCGGATTCTGCGCGACTGGGCGACGGGCATCTCGCTGGATTCCGCGGAGATCGACGCCGAGCGCGGCGTGGTGCTGGAGGAGTGGCGGCGCCGGCTGGGTGCGGGATCGCGCATCAGCGACCGCCAGTACCCGTTCCTCTACGCCGGATCGCGCTACGCCGACCGGCTTCCCATCGGCGACCCAGAGCTGCTGCGGACGTTCAAGCCCGAGGCGCTGCGACGCTTCTACCACGACTGGTACCGCCCGGAGCTGATGGCCGTGGTGGCCGTGGGCGATTTTGACGCGCGCGCGGTAGAAGCCATGATCCGCGAGGAGTTCGGCGCCATCCCGCGCTCCGCGGGAACGCCGGAGCGCACGCCGTCCACCATCCCGGAACGCGACAGCACGCGCACGCAGGTCACGGTCGATCCCGAGCTTCCGTCCACGGCCGTCAGCATCAACTGGTACCGCCCCGCGCCCCGCGACACCTCGCTGGCCGCGTACCGCCGCGCCGTCGCCGAATCCATGTTCGCGGGGATCATCGGCGAGCGGATGAACGACATCAGCCTGCAGCCCGGCGCGCCGTTCCTGAACGTGAGTTCGTACCTGGGCGGGTCGCTCCGGCCAATCGCGACGTTTTCGCTGAACGCGTCCGTGGCCCAGGGCGGCGCGGAACGCGGCCTGGCCGCCATGCTCACGGAACTGCGTCGCGCGGCGCGGTACGGCTTTACGGCGGATGAACTTGGGCGCGAGCGCACGCAGTCGCTGCGCAGCTGGGAGCAGATCTACGCCGAGCGCGCCAAGACCACCAGCGGCCAGTTCACCGGCCAGTACGTAGGCCACTTTCTGCAGGGCGGCGCGCTGCGCTCGCTGGACGACGAGTACAACATCAACCGCGCGCTCATCTCCCGGATTACGCCAGCGGAGGTGCAGGCGGCCGCGCAGCGCTTTGTGGATGCGCGGGACCGTGTGGTGCTCGTCACCGCGCCCGGCGGCGAGGGCGCGCCCCGGCCCACCGAGCAGCGCCTGGCGGCGGTGATGGATTCCGTCGCCTCGGCCGAGGTGTCGCCCTTTGTGGAGACCTCGAGCGACGCCCCGCTGCTGGCCCGCATGCCGGAACCCGGCCGCGTGGTGGCGGAGGACAGCGTGCCCGAGGCCGGAATCACGCGGTGGACGCTGAGCAACGGCGCGCACGTGGTGCTGAAGCCCACGGACTTTTCGGATGACCAGATCCTGTTTGCCGCCCTGAGCCCGGGTGGCACGTCGCTGCTGCCGGACAGCCTGTTCCGCGCCGGCCAGGCGGCCACCACGGCGGTGCAGCTCGCGGGCGTGGGCCAGCTGAGCGTGACGGAACTGCAGCGGCGGCTGACGGGAAAGGTGGCGGGCGTGGGCTCGTTCGTCGGCGAGCGGGAGGAAGGGATGAGCGGCCTGGCCGCCCCCCGCGACGTGGAAACGCTGTTTCAGCTCGTCCACCTCTACTTTACCCAGCCGCGGCGGGATACGGTCGCGTGGCAGGCGTACCTTCAGCGCGGGCGCGAGGCGCTGCGCAACCGCACCGTCACGCCGCAGAGCGCGTTCGGCGACAGCCTCAGGGCCATCCTGGCGCAGAACGACGTCCGTTCGCGCCCGTACTCCATGGCCACCTTCGACTCGCTGGATCTGGACCGTTCGCTGGCCATCTACCGCCAGCGCTTCGCGGATGCGGGCGGGTTCACCTTCTACTTCGTGGGCAACCTGCGCCCGGACTCGCTGCGGCCCCTGGTGGAGCGCTACCTGGCCAGCCTGCCCGGCACGGGAACGCCGGAATCGGCGCGCGACCGGGGCGTGCGGCCGCCGGCGGGAATCGTGCGGCGGACGATCCGGCGCGGCCTGGAGCCGTCGGCGCGCACGGCGATCGTCTTTACCGGACCGGCGCCGTTCTCGCGCGAGAACCGGGCGGCGGCGGCGAGCCTGGCGGATGCGCTGGAGATTCGCCTGCGAGAGAAGCTGCGCGAGTCGCTGGGCGGCACCTACAGCGTGAGCGTGGGGGCCAGCCTGTCGCGCGATCCGGTGCCGCTGGCCACGGTGTCCATCGAGTTCGGGAGTGCGCCGGAGCGGGTGGATGAACTGACGCGCGTCGTGTTCGCCGAGATCGACACGGTTCGCGCCGGCGGCGTGCCGGCGGACGTGGTGGATAAGGTGCGCGAGGCGCAGCGGCGGGAGAAGGAAGTGTCGGTCCGCGAAAACTCCTTCTGGCTGTATACGCTGATGGAGTACGACCGCCTGGGGTGGGACGTGCGCGGCATCGACGACGCGCCGCTTTCCGGGTCGCTCACGACGGCGCAGGTGCGCGACGCGGCGCGGCTGTTTCTGGATCCGCGGAGGTTCGTGCAGGTGTCGCTCGTGCCGGAGGCGGTCCGGCCGGCGGCACCAACTCCGGCGGCCCCAGCGACGCCGACAGCGCCCGCGGGGAACTGA
- a CDS encoding ABC transporter ATP-binding protein → MRALKALFPYLRRYQLSIALGLVSVLVANLLSVGSTEAVKHALDAMARAGGTRGEVGKWALASAGLALLAGAGRFWMRQNLNSVSRWVELDLRDDFFAHLLRLDAPFYNGTPTGEVMSRATNDLQAVRMVAGPAYMYLVNTVVFGLMAITRMVMIDPWMTVLSLVPMILLPPVTIFFGKVIHDQSEGIQAQLGIMSTMAQENLAGQRIVKAYGQEASQSSLFTELARESMRRNVNLARTSGLFYPSLTLLAGLGMMLALWLGGRAILADRITIGDLVIFILYLGQLSFPMIALGWVVNLFQRGAASMARVSEILETRPVVADVPGAQGPDEVRGEIEFRDVWFRYPGTERDVLRGISFRAPAGATVALVGPTGSGKSTVVSLLARLYDPTAGEVLVDGVAVRQWPMDQLRGAVALVPQDTFLFSATIGENLSLGFDEEDEERRRGRVRAAARVARLEQTVEELPGGYDTVLGERGINLSGGQKQRAALARAVAKDAPLLVLDDALSAVDTQTEHEILGGLRGVFAGRTSVIVSHRVAAVMDADLILVLDDGRLAERGTHAELLRAGGLYAALQRRQLLEAQVQSDDLLAGASGAV, encoded by the coding sequence ATGCGAGCTCTCAAGGCACTTTTCCCGTATCTGCGCCGGTATCAGCTTTCCATCGCGCTGGGGCTGGTGTCCGTTCTGGTGGCCAACCTCCTTTCTGTCGGCAGCACCGAGGCGGTGAAGCACGCGCTGGACGCCATGGCGCGCGCCGGCGGCACCCGCGGCGAGGTGGGAAAGTGGGCGCTGGCCAGCGCCGGACTGGCCCTGCTGGCGGGCGCGGGGCGCTTCTGGATGCGCCAGAACCTGAACAGCGTCAGCCGCTGGGTGGAACTGGACCTGCGCGACGACTTCTTTGCCCACCTGCTGCGGCTGGACGCGCCCTTCTACAACGGCACGCCCACCGGCGAGGTGATGTCGCGCGCCACCAACGACCTGCAGGCGGTGCGGATGGTGGCGGGCCCGGCGTACATGTACCTGGTCAACACCGTCGTCTTCGGGCTGATGGCCATCACCCGCATGGTGATGATCGATCCGTGGATGACGGTGCTTTCGCTCGTCCCCATGATTCTGCTGCCGCCGGTGACGATCTTTTTCGGCAAGGTGATCCACGACCAGTCGGAGGGGATCCAGGCGCAGCTCGGCATCATGTCCACGATGGCGCAGGAGAACCTGGCGGGGCAGCGCATCGTCAAGGCGTACGGGCAGGAGGCGTCGCAGAGTTCGCTCTTTACCGAACTGGCGCGGGAAAGCATGCGCCGCAACGTGAACCTGGCGCGCACCAGCGGCCTCTTCTATCCCAGCCTCACGCTGCTGGCCGGATTGGGGATGATGCTGGCGCTGTGGCTGGGCGGGCGCGCCATTCTGGCCGACCGCATCACCATCGGCGACCTGGTCATCTTCATCCTCTACCTGGGGCAGCTCAGCTTTCCCATGATCGCCCTGGGATGGGTGGTGAACCTGTTTCAGCGCGGCGCGGCCTCCATGGCGCGCGTGTCGGAGATCCTGGAAACGCGCCCCGTGGTGGCCGACGTTCCCGGCGCGCAGGGCCCGGACGAGGTGCGCGGGGAGATCGAGTTCCGCGACGTGTGGTTCCGCTACCCGGGCACCGAGCGCGACGTGCTGCGCGGCATCAGCTTCCGCGCGCCGGCGGGGGCCACGGTGGCGCTGGTGGGGCCGACCGGCTCCGGCAAGTCCACCGTCGTTTCGCTGCTGGCCCGGCTGTACGACCCCACCGCGGGCGAGGTACTGGTGGATGGCGTCGCCGTGCGGCAGTGGCCCATGGACCAGCTTCGCGGCGCGGTGGCGCTGGTGCCGCAGGACACCTTTCTGTTCAGCGCCACCATCGGCGAGAACCTGTCGCTGGGGTTTGACGAGGAGGACGAGGAGCGGCGGCGCGGGCGGGTGCGCGCCGCAGCCCGCGTGGCGCGGCTGGAGCAGACGGTGGAGGAGCTGCCCGGCGGATACGACACCGTGCTGGGCGAGCGGGGCATCAACCTGAGCGGCGGGCAGAAGCAGCGCGCGGCGCTGGCCCGCGCCGTGGCCAAGGACGCGCCGCTGCTGGTGCTGGACGACGCCCTTTCCGCCGTGGACACGCAGACCGAGCACGAGATTCTGGGCGGGCTGCGCGGCGTATTCGCGGGGCGCACGAGCGTGATCGTGAGCCACCGCGTGGCGGCGGTGATGGACGCGGACCTGATCCTGGTGCTGGACGACGGGCGGCTGGCGGAGCGCGGAACGCACGCCGAGCTGCTGCGGGCGGGGGGGCTGTACGCCGCCCTGCAGAGGCGCCAGCTGCTGGAGGCGCAGGTGCAGAGTGACGATCTCCTTGCAGGCGCGTCAGGCGCCGTCTAG
- a CDS encoding putative ABC exporter domain-containing protein, whose protein sequence is MNPGLRYLAWASVRGVWRRTFRRMRTTRGALTTLAGAVFTVLIVGGQITSLLMMNSPPPPHDTAVQTFGLFLFVFTLGGVVMSEAPFFWPPEVTFLFPAPLGRRETMLYMLVSRAWGQAFAGLYFALVSIRLAPLPYAPFVAVPLSILFMQAATTLTAQLRIGVGDRTPPALRRLLKPLVIAGVLLAGLGVYRRARVVGGGNAAAEFLASPALRIISLPLRPFAETFAATTAAGVLAWGAVAALTVGLTAALAVQLPVDYRERSLVSSERRFAQLRRARMRRGGATVAGKPSHRRVPVPALAFLGRAAPLARRQLYELGRGLNALLLLAFFAAVSFFYTVVMPGLGAEPGERGPLGTSLMALVFVFPLLASNSFNIDFRRDADRMAYLRSLPLSPSAVALGEIFTAAAIVALVNLLMLAGAAAWENGNVNPLLMTAAAVMAAPVAWLAVAMENWLFLLFPFRVNGDGSVQSGFAGRQLFKMILKLLTVGLIGALAGGAAWLASFAGGRVPAGIAAGLVVLGGCVGLTLMVGRAFHSFDLTVDAPD, encoded by the coding sequence GTGAATCCCGGGCTGCGGTACCTGGCGTGGGCGAGCGTCCGCGGCGTGTGGCGGCGCACCTTCCGGCGCATGCGCACCACCCGCGGCGCGCTGACCACGCTGGCCGGCGCGGTCTTTACCGTCCTCATCGTGGGCGGCCAGATCACGTCGCTGTTGATGATGAACTCGCCGCCCCCTCCGCACGACACGGCGGTGCAGACCTTCGGCCTGTTCCTGTTCGTGTTCACGCTGGGCGGCGTGGTGATGTCGGAGGCGCCGTTCTTCTGGCCGCCGGAGGTCACCTTTCTCTTTCCCGCGCCGCTCGGCCGGCGGGAAACGATGCTGTACATGCTGGTGAGCCGCGCGTGGGGGCAGGCGTTCGCCGGCCTGTACTTCGCGCTGGTCAGCATCCGTCTGGCGCCGCTGCCGTACGCGCCGTTCGTCGCCGTTCCGCTCTCCATCCTCTTCATGCAGGCGGCGACCACGCTTACGGCGCAGCTGCGCATCGGCGTGGGCGACCGCACTCCGCCCGCGCTGCGCCGCCTGCTCAAGCCGCTGGTGATCGCGGGCGTGCTCCTGGCCGGGCTCGGCGTGTACCGCCGCGCGCGCGTGGTGGGCGGGGGGAACGCGGCCGCGGAGTTCCTGGCCTCGCCCGCGCTGCGGATCATCAGCCTGCCGCTGCGGCCCTTTGCCGAAACGTTCGCCGCCACCACGGCGGCGGGCGTGCTGGCGTGGGGCGCCGTCGCCGCGCTGACCGTGGGCCTCACCGCGGCCCTGGCGGTGCAGCTGCCGGTGGACTACCGCGAGCGGTCGCTGGTGAGCAGCGAACGCCGCTTTGCGCAGCTGCGCCGGGCGCGGATGCGGCGCGGCGGCGCGACCGTGGCGGGAAAGCCGTCGCATCGCAGAGTCCCGGTGCCGGCGCTCGCCTTTCTGGGCCGCGCCGCGCCGCTGGCCCGCCGCCAGCTGTACGAACTGGGGCGCGGGCTGAACGCGCTGCTGCTCCTGGCGTTCTTTGCCGCGGTGTCGTTCTTCTACACCGTCGTCATGCCGGGGCTGGGGGCGGAGCCGGGGGAGCGCGGGCCGCTGGGAACCTCGCTGATGGCGCTGGTCTTCGTGTTTCCCCTCCTGGCCAGCAACAGCTTCAACATCGACTTCCGGCGCGACGCGGACCGCATGGCGTACCTGCGCTCGCTCCCGCTCTCGCCTTCCGCGGTCGCGCTGGGCGAGATCTTCACCGCCGCGGCCATCGTGGCGCTGGTGAACCTGCTGATGCTGGCGGGCGCCGCGGCGTGGGAGAACGGAAACGTGAACCCGCTGCTGATGACCGCGGCCGCCGTGATGGCGGCTCCCGTGGCGTGGCTGGCGGTGGCGATGGAGAACTGGCTGTTCCTGCTCTTTCCCTTTCGCGTCAACGGCGATGGATCGGTGCAGTCCGGCTTCGCGGGACGGCAACTCTTCAAGATGATCCTTAAGCTGCTGACCGTGGGGCTGATCGGGGCCCTGGCCGGCGGCGCGGCGTGGCTGGCCTCCTTCGCGGGCGGCCGCGTTCCCGCCGGGATCGCGGCGGGGCTGGTGGTGCTGGGCGGATGCGTGGGCTTGACGCTGATGGTGGGCCGCGCCTTTCACTCCTTTGACCTGACGG